In Pirellulales bacterium, one genomic interval encodes:
- a CDS encoding helix-turn-helix transcriptional regulator, with the protein MTKSRSTDEFQLLAMLLRRHREAAGLTQVDMAERLGETQSYVSKCERADRRVDLVQLRRFCRAIKVPLVEFVQEFERLASRPRR; encoded by the coding sequence ATGACAAAATCACGCTCGACCGACGAATTCCAACTGTTGGCGATGTTGCTGCGAAGGCACCGCGAGGCCGCGGGGCTCACGCAGGTCGATATGGCCGAGCGGCTCGGCGAGACCCAGTCGTACGTCAGCAAATGCGAGCGGGCCGACCGCCGTGTCGATCTGGTGCAACTGCGGCGGTTCTGCCGCGCCATCAAAGTCCCTCTGGTGGAATTCGTCCAAGAGTTCGAACGACTCGCATCCCGACCGCGTCGCTAG
- a CDS encoding serine/threonine protein kinase, producing MSNHENDDDTPSPESIYEYLTNGSGGWQSSCPSIDGVRSAIGWLESASAPVFDAAERKPASTAHFGRFQIERELGQGGFGWVFLAIDRTLNRPVALKIPRPRFQGSDGLKRAWLNEAEAAARLDHPQIVPVHEAGEIDNLVYIASAYCSGPTLAEWLRLQGGTVGPVCAAQLVARLADAVAHAHQRGILHRDIKPSNVLSQQVEATDGDSEEFIPRLTDFGLARSLAKGSDGADRADPIGTPRYMAPEQAAGNEREVGVGTDVYALGSVLYEILVGEPPFVDSDFRVTLRRIQEEDVTPARLLERRVPLDLQAICLKCLAKTPVDRYASAAELRDDLARFVKGIPVRARPLGYLESSIRWCRRRPALAGLSAAVISAVMLGAGGILWQTTEVRRHAEVAQQQGHSATQQAINAWNQRLAAYQSLMDMSWYLSMSATSENDESLGHLLARQFLQPHYHHSIENGAGSVDLVVRAAAQALRGVRASLAGDDELAHESLETSLKLWCDILRRYPDDNLSRQSLAVTLFTYRRCLDRQVAAGRSVDTVADGRRTIDEILASDVANPWLRGTYAGFLYELGCRYLIAGQRPEAISTFQASLAECESLLSANGDAPHQLTTVGQINLFLGDIAWRNHKHDDAAGFFQASVTSLQRASELAPQDNWVRLHLANAYRQFGLLGLKDRSHIATEYLERAAENLEMLMASPDHHASVPGSLAGTLADLAPIFERSGDVDRAMAAYARCTEVWCEADQQRPLDANSLRTLAFACASHAELAVKKHQPDIARNQYVKASELFARLDAIRKLPATGYAAWAECFVFAGDEASSAGNSIDAEKNYRFAIDRIDRITKTLQRHPENKALLQRRKPIEDRLAKLADLQGMAVDP from the coding sequence ATGAGCAACCACGAAAACGACGACGATACTCCGTCGCCAGAATCTATTTATGAGTACCTCACGAATGGCTCGGGGGGCTGGCAGTCGTCATGTCCATCGATCGATGGTGTGCGTTCGGCAATTGGCTGGTTGGAATCCGCCAGTGCGCCCGTATTTGACGCAGCAGAGCGAAAGCCTGCCTCGACGGCGCATTTCGGCCGCTTTCAAATCGAGCGAGAGCTAGGGCAAGGCGGCTTCGGTTGGGTGTTCTTGGCGATCGACCGCACGCTGAATCGGCCCGTAGCTTTGAAGATACCACGGCCGAGATTCCAGGGATCGGACGGATTGAAACGGGCATGGCTGAACGAAGCCGAAGCCGCAGCGCGGCTCGACCACCCGCAGATCGTGCCTGTTCACGAAGCCGGCGAGATCGACAACCTAGTGTATATTGCCAGTGCCTACTGCTCTGGTCCGACATTAGCCGAGTGGCTGAGACTTCAAGGTGGAACGGTCGGGCCCGTGTGCGCGGCCCAGTTAGTCGCCCGCCTGGCCGATGCCGTAGCGCACGCTCACCAGCGCGGTATCTTGCACCGCGACATCAAACCATCGAACGTTCTATCGCAGCAGGTAGAAGCGACGGACGGCGACAGCGAGGAATTCATCCCGCGCCTGACCGACTTCGGACTGGCCCGTTCGCTAGCCAAAGGGTCGGATGGCGCCGATCGCGCGGATCCCATTGGCACGCCGCGATATATGGCGCCCGAGCAAGCAGCGGGCAACGAACGTGAAGTGGGAGTCGGCACGGATGTCTACGCGCTGGGCTCAGTGCTCTATGAGATACTGGTTGGTGAGCCGCCGTTTGTCGATAGTGACTTTCGCGTGACGCTGCGACGCATCCAAGAGGAAGACGTCACACCTGCTCGGCTCCTTGAGCGGCGCGTGCCGCTTGATCTTCAGGCCATCTGCCTGAAGTGCCTGGCGAAGACTCCGGTCGACCGTTACGCGTCGGCGGCGGAGTTGCGCGACGATCTGGCTCGTTTTGTGAAGGGAATTCCAGTCAGAGCGCGGCCTCTGGGATACTTGGAGTCGTCCATTCGTTGGTGCCGGCGGCGTCCGGCACTCGCCGGTCTTTCGGCCGCGGTGATTTCCGCGGTGATGCTTGGGGCAGGCGGCATATTGTGGCAGACAACCGAAGTCCGCCGCCACGCCGAGGTAGCCCAACAGCAGGGACACTCGGCGACTCAACAGGCGATCAATGCCTGGAATCAGCGGCTGGCGGCCTATCAGTCGTTGATGGACATGAGCTGGTATTTGTCGATGTCTGCCACTTCGGAAAACGATGAATCGCTCGGCCATCTGCTTGCGCGTCAATTTCTGCAACCACACTATCATCACAGCATTGAAAACGGCGCGGGCTCGGTCGATCTGGTCGTACGTGCCGCGGCGCAGGCGCTGCGGGGGGTGCGCGCGTCGTTGGCCGGCGATGATGAGCTTGCGCACGAATCGCTCGAAACTAGTTTGAAGCTCTGGTGCGATATCCTTCGCCGTTACCCCGACGACAACCTATCCCGACAGTCGCTGGCGGTGACATTATTCACGTATCGGCGATGCCTCGACCGGCAAGTCGCGGCTGGCAGGTCCGTCGACACCGTTGCCGATGGCCGACGCACAATCGATGAAATCCTGGCATCGGACGTTGCCAATCCCTGGTTGCGAGGAACGTACGCCGGTTTTTTGTATGAGCTTGGGTGTCGCTACTTGATTGCTGGACAACGCCCAGAAGCAATCAGCACATTTCAAGCGAGCCTCGCCGAGTGTGAGAGCCTACTAAGTGCGAATGGGGACGCCCCGCATCAACTAACAACGGTTGGGCAAATCAACCTCTTCCTGGGAGATATCGCTTGGCGAAACCACAAGCACGATGATGCCGCCGGCTTTTTCCAGGCCTCGGTGACAAGCTTACAGCGAGCGTCCGAACTTGCGCCGCAGGATAATTGGGTTCGGTTGCATTTGGCTAATGCTTACCGTCAATTTGGCCTATTGGGATTGAAAGACCGATCCCACATTGCAACCGAGTATCTTGAGCGTGCGGCGGAGAACCTGGAGATGTTGATGGCCAGCCCAGATCATCATGCCAGTGTGCCGGGTTCACTGGCCGGTACGTTGGCCGACCTCGCGCCAATATTTGAGCGCAGTGGTGATGTTGATCGTGCAATGGCGGCTTACGCGCGATGCACCGAAGTCTGGTGCGAGGCAGACCAACAACGGCCACTTGATGCGAATTCGTTGCGGACGTTGGCGTTCGCCTGCGCTAGTCATGCCGAGCTCGCGGTCAAAAAGCACCAACCCGACATTGCCCGGAACCAATATGTAAAGGCAAGTGAACTATTCGCGCGGCTCGACGCCATCCGCAAGTTGCCGGCTACTGGGTATGCCGCCTGGGCTGAATGCTTCGTGTTTGCCGGCGACGAAGCGTCAAGTGCAGGGAACTCGATCGATGCCGAGAAGAATTATCGATTCGCCATCGACCGGATTGACCGGATCACCAAGACGTTGCAGCGACATCCTGAAAACAAAGCGCTCCTTCAGCGTCGCAAGCCAATCGAGGATCGTCTGGCAAAGCTCGCAGATCTTCAAGGGATGGCTGTCGACCCGTGA
- a CDS encoding sigma-70 family RNA polymerase sigma factor codes for MHEIASDGSDDSKPVPRRKKRQLLAEIRDGSETALGELLQLYRPFLRIWARRQPNDPLRNKFDTSDLIQETHHAALKRLAEFQQIADNEVTGKLRELLNERISASRKHYWRAKKRRLSHERPLDGLDSWNRLDSLLTARSAAQRDATTLQEDRQRVELLLTQLPEKHQVIIRQRLWDGLEWEAIAERLDCTPEAARKRFKRAIARFTKLYRREYPDS; via the coding sequence ATGCACGAGATTGCCTCCGACGGGTCCGACGACTCGAAGCCGGTCCCGCGCCGAAAAAAGCGGCAGTTGCTGGCCGAGATCCGGGACGGCTCAGAGACGGCGCTCGGCGAACTCTTGCAGCTCTACCGGCCCTTTCTGCGGATTTGGGCTCGCAGGCAACCGAACGATCCCTTGCGTAACAAATTCGACACGTCGGACCTGATCCAGGAAACACATCATGCGGCGTTGAAACGCCTGGCTGAGTTCCAGCAGATCGCCGACAACGAGGTCACGGGAAAACTTAGGGAACTGCTCAACGAACGGATCTCGGCCAGCCGGAAGCACTATTGGCGAGCGAAAAAACGTCGCCTCAGCCACGAACGACCCCTCGACGGCCTCGACTCCTGGAACAGGCTAGATAGCCTCCTCACCGCGCGCAGCGCAGCACAGCGGGACGCTACGACGCTTCAGGAAGATCGACAACGAGTCGAGTTGCTTCTGACGCAATTGCCGGAGAAGCACCAAGTGATTATCCGGCAAAGGCTGTGGGATGGTTTGGAATGGGAGGCAATCGCCGAACGCCTCGACTGTACGCCCGAGGCGGCTCGCAAGCGATTCAAGCGAGCTATTGCGCGCTTCACCAAGCTCTATCGACGCGAGTATCCAGACTCATGA
- a CDS encoding DUF3466 family protein gives MHRSKIAAVTARASVRITLAARGEGRRLIRWIGGIGLVVCLATVTPASAAPPTYQIIDIGLTGAEHTRDDGYKDSLSQHLNEAGQVIGYSMRYNGGSTQLGRSAWLFDGSTTQNVGFSGAEHTRDDGFQFSEPQQLNEAGQVMGFTDRYNGGSTTLGRSAWLYDGSTTLIIGLLDTEHTRSDGYRLTWADSLNEAGQVIGRSERYIGIVGYGRSAWLFDGSTTWNIGLVGAEHTRDDGYKYSEPQQLNEAGQVIGSSIIYDGGSYYYGIGQSAWLYDGATTLNIGLVDAEHSSGGGSRYSESKQLTNAGQVIGTSQRYSGIGGYGQSAWLYNGSTTLIIGLVDAEHTSVYEDKYSEPQQLNEAGHVIGTSQRYDANFTFGQSAWLYNGSTTLNIGLLDAEHTRNDGRKYSDPVQLNNAGQVIGYSERYNGGSTTLGLSAWLYDGSTTLNIGLSGAEHTRNDGYQSSGAWQLNEAGQVIGSSIRYNGGSVTLGNSAWLYDGSTTLNIGLTGAEHTRNDGYQYSGAWQLNEAGQVIGSSNRYNGGSTALGQSAWLYDGSTTLNIGLVSAEHSRDDGTKGSTAQQLNEAGQVIGYSVRFYGDAYLGQDAWVYDPVLGTIPLQLSVRDDGYAYSSAQFLGADGVTLGLYSLYDGMTTVGTRAFYWSASDGLWDLGALVDGGLSANGWEHLARGMRANGLGYISGYGLAAGLPPGSRSEFLMVPVPEPGSRLLACLGVACLMALVVGRPATQHHWRRNPFTLRGATNQCNS, from the coding sequence ATGCATCGTTCGAAAATCGCCGCCGTGACCGCGCGCGCGTCCGTCAGAATCACCCTGGCCGCGCGCGGGGAAGGTCGCCGGCTGATCCGGTGGATCGGGGGCATCGGCCTTGTTGTCTGCCTGGCGACAGTTACCCCGGCAAGCGCTGCGCCGCCAACTTACCAAATTATTGACATTGGATTGACGGGAGCCGAGCACACCCGCGACGACGGTTACAAGGACAGCCTATCGCAGCATCTCAACGAGGCGGGGCAGGTGATTGGTTATTCCATGCGCTACAACGGCGGCAGCACCCAGCTCGGCCGCTCGGCGTGGCTATTCGACGGATCGACCACCCAAAATGTCGGATTCTCGGGCGCCGAGCACACTCGTGACGACGGGTTCCAGTTCAGCGAACCGCAGCAACTCAATGAGGCCGGGCAGGTGATGGGCTTCACAGACCGCTACAACGGCGGCAGCACCACTCTTGGCCGATCCGCCTGGCTGTACGACGGTTCGACGACGTTGATTATCGGACTCTTGGACACCGAACATACCCGCAGCGACGGGTACAGGTTAACTTGGGCCGATAGCCTCAACGAGGCCGGGCAGGTGATCGGCAGGTCAGAGCGCTACATTGGCATTGTCGGATATGGCCGATCGGCCTGGCTGTTTGATGGATCGACCACATGGAACATCGGTCTGGTAGGCGCCGAACACACCCGCGACGACGGGTACAAATACAGCGAACCGCAGCAGCTCAACGAGGCCGGGCAGGTGATCGGCAGTTCAATTATCTACGACGGTGGCAGCTATTATTATGGTATTGGCCAATCTGCCTGGCTGTACGACGGCGCGACGACGCTGAACATCGGCCTGGTAGATGCCGAGCATTCCAGCGGCGGCGGGTCCAGGTACAGCGAATCGAAGCAGCTCACCAATGCCGGGCAGGTGATCGGCACATCACAGCGCTACAGCGGAATTGGTGGATATGGCCAATCTGCCTGGCTGTACAACGGCTCGACGACACTGATCATCGGGCTCGTTGACGCCGAACACACCAGTGTGTATGAGGACAAGTACAGCGAACCCCAGCAGCTCAACGAAGCCGGGCACGTGATCGGCACATCACAGCGCTACGACGCGAACTTCACTTTTGGCCAATCCGCCTGGCTGTACAACGGCTCGACCACGCTGAATATCGGACTGCTGGACGCCGAACACACCCGCAACGACGGGCGCAAGTACAGCGATCCCGTGCAGCTCAACAATGCCGGGCAGGTGATCGGCTACTCTGAGCGCTACAACGGCGGCAGCACCACTCTTGGCCTGTCCGCCTGGCTGTACGACGGCTCGACCACGCTGAATATCGGACTCTCTGGCGCCGAACATACGCGCAACGATGGGTACCAGTCCAGCGGTGCGTGGCAGCTCAACGAAGCCGGGCAGGTCATTGGTTCCTCAATCCGCTACAACGGCGGCAGCGTTACTCTTGGCAACTCCGCCTGGCTGTACGACGGCTCGACCACGCTGAATATCGGACTCACTGGCGCCGAACATACGCGCAACGATGGGTACCAGTACAGCGGTGCGTGGCAGCTCAACGAAGCCGGGCAGGTCATTGGTTCCTCAAACCGCTACAACGGCGGCAGCACCGCTCTTGGCCAGTCCGCCTGGCTATACGACGGCTCGACCACGCTGAACATCGGACTCGTGAGCGCTGAACATTCCAGGGACGACGGGACCAAGGGCAGCACAGCGCAACAGCTTAACGAGGCCGGGCAGGTCATCGGCTACTCGGTACGTTTCTACGGCGACGCATACCTCGGGCAAGATGCCTGGGTCTACGATCCGGTCCTGGGCACGATTCCCCTGCAACTTTCGGTACGCGACGACGGCTATGCATACAGCAGCGCCCAGTTTCTGGGCGCGGATGGCGTGACGCTAGGCCTTTACTCGCTTTACGACGGAATGACCACGGTCGGAACACGTGCCTTCTACTGGAGCGCCAGCGATGGGCTGTGGGACCTGGGGGCACTGGTGGACGGAGGCTTGTCGGCCAACGGTTGGGAGCACCTGGCCCGTGGAATGCGCGCCAACGGCCTGGGCTATATCAGCGGCTACGGCTTGGCCGCCGGCCTGCCGCCCGGCAGCCGCTCTGAGTTTCTGATGGTTCCCGTGCCCGAGCCCGGCTCGCGGTTGCTCGCTTGTCTAGGCGTCGCGTGCCTCATGGCACTCGTCGTCGGCCGACCCGCGACGCAACATCATTGGAGGCGAAATCCATTTACGTTACGTGGAGCAACGAACCAATGCAATTCCTGA
- a CDS encoding PEP-CTERM sorting domain-containing protein (PEP-CTERM proteins occur, often in large numbers, in the proteomes of bacteria that also encode an exosortase, a predicted intramembrane cysteine proteinase. The presence of a PEP-CTERM domain at a protein's C-terminus predicts cleavage within the sorting domain, followed by covalent anchoring to some some component of the (usually Gram-negative) cell surface. Many PEP-CTERM proteins exhibit an unusual sequence composition that includes large numbers of potential glycosylation sites. Expression of one such protein has been shown restore the ability of a bacterium to form floc, a type of biofilm.), with amino-acid sequence MNRTVTRHIIGLLAVVSTCNSTPLRVMASPVSLSLSSPDDLQQVLPGQIVTIQLHLTGVTETERLSLFAATVAYDAGLFDVPLISNGDILPNPLADPLDFLTFADAGIADAIFFSFSSAPNEQIENDGLFYSFSVQAIAEGTGSFSLVFADAGLFDPENPGMPIPADLIIGEQLPFVIVVPEPTSLAMLATGIAALLLMPFARRRAQQPIKN; translated from the coding sequence ATGAATCGAACGGTTACACGGCATATTATCGGCTTGCTTGCTGTAGTGAGTACCTGCAATTCGACGCCTCTGCGGGTGATGGCATCGCCAGTGTCGTTGAGCCTGAGCTCGCCAGACGACCTACAGCAAGTTCTTCCTGGTCAGATCGTTACCATTCAGTTGCATCTCACAGGCGTGACCGAAACCGAGAGACTTTCACTATTCGCTGCAACTGTCGCCTACGACGCTGGCTTGTTTGATGTGCCCCTAATTTCAAATGGCGACATTCTCCCAAATCCGCTGGCCGACCCATTGGACTTTTTAACGTTCGCAGATGCCGGCATAGCCGACGCGATCTTCTTTTCATTCAGCTCCGCTCCCAACGAACAGATTGAGAACGATGGCCTTTTCTATTCATTCTCCGTACAGGCAATTGCTGAAGGCACCGGGAGCTTTTCATTGGTGTTTGCTGATGCCGGCCTGTTCGATCCGGAGAATCCGGGCATGCCCATACCGGCCGATCTGATTATCGGCGAACAGCTGCCATTCGTAATTGTTGTCCCGGAACCAACGTCGCTCGCCATGCTTGCCACAGGTATTGCAGCACTGTTACTCATGCCGTTTGCCCGCCGCCGCGCACAACAACCAATCAAGAATTAG
- a CDS encoding DEAD/DEAH box helicase: MQSATSTSETARQSWLSWVWFGATPKQRELQTQAVDIAWNLKHLRSQLADVRASSEQAIQEAVADLREQVIASALQEMPVERLKDLTKSVRVRLLESHGFCTIADLRGVSSARLQQIHGIGPASAVQIVQAVSQLQAILQNQRLELPPPSEIGPEHAAVLRATYRRIRCRDVTPGILAELQSAVSDFNEPLRKTKRAGGWWNRILNRDNTQRQVNSDFDGLSCLVESSQYQDLSIRAQALLESLDPPASISAVVDDYRSRYADYFAILDRYLDAKPQIGTNGEMSHRGPHGGVPDQIAEAVEAMVLSLDSLRVDLRGYQEFGAKYMIHQQRTVLGDEMGLGKTIQALAVITHLRNTEEASHFLIVCPASIVGNWTREINNRTDIPLRLVHGDGRDNTFRQWQRDGGIALTSYETLRSLDDLTRTPIHFLVADEAHYIKNPQAQRSINVKRLTSISDRLALMTGTALENHPREFVNLIGVCNDTLGRTLAAETGNSFGTALGAKRFEKMVSAAYLRRNQEDVLHELPEAIEVDEWVELEDHDRSHYLRAVESRNVMAMRQAANGHVVNSAKLARLDELISQYRDDGRKIVIFSFFLRSLDLVGELLGTHFRIDGSVPAHQRNQVIDGFFQSEGFAPLICQITAGGVGINLQCASVVVLLEPQYKPTSEWQAIKRVHRMGQSNPVVVHRFLARDTVDESLRALVGRKTALFNDYARESAIKDASPAATDTTDAALTRQLLEIELARRSTVKAG; this comes from the coding sequence ATGCAATCAGCAACCAGCACTTCTGAAACAGCCCGGCAATCGTGGCTCAGTTGGGTGTGGTTTGGCGCGACGCCGAAACAACGCGAATTGCAAACCCAAGCAGTCGATATTGCCTGGAATTTGAAACATTTGCGCAGCCAATTGGCCGACGTGCGCGCCTCGTCAGAGCAGGCGATTCAGGAAGCGGTTGCCGACCTCCGAGAACAGGTGATTGCCTCTGCGCTGCAAGAGATGCCCGTCGAACGCCTCAAGGATCTCACAAAATCTGTCCGAGTCCGACTCTTGGAGTCTCATGGCTTCTGCACCATCGCTGACCTGCGTGGCGTGTCTTCCGCTCGACTACAGCAGATTCATGGCATCGGCCCGGCCTCGGCCGTTCAGATCGTGCAGGCGGTCAGCCAACTGCAAGCGATTCTTCAAAATCAGCGACTAGAGCTTCCACCGCCGTCTGAAATTGGCCCGGAGCATGCCGCCGTCTTGCGAGCCACTTATCGGCGCATTCGCTGCCGCGATGTAACTCCTGGGATCCTGGCCGAACTGCAATCGGCCGTGTCTGACTTTAACGAGCCACTACGCAAGACCAAGCGTGCCGGGGGCTGGTGGAACCGGATCCTGAATCGGGATAACACCCAACGCCAAGTGAATTCCGATTTCGATGGACTGTCCTGCCTAGTCGAATCATCTCAATACCAAGATCTCAGCATCCGCGCGCAAGCCCTACTGGAAAGCCTTGATCCCCCGGCGAGTATTTCGGCAGTAGTCGACGACTACCGCAGCCGTTATGCCGACTATTTTGCCATCCTCGACCGCTACCTAGATGCAAAGCCACAGATAGGTACGAACGGCGAAATGTCACACCGAGGTCCACATGGCGGGGTGCCCGACCAGATTGCCGAGGCAGTTGAGGCAATGGTCCTCTCCTTAGATTCACTAAGGGTCGATCTGCGCGGGTACCAAGAGTTCGGCGCCAAATACATGATCCACCAGCAGCGCACAGTGCTGGGGGACGAAATGGGACTGGGCAAGACCATCCAGGCACTGGCCGTCATCACCCACCTTAGAAATACAGAAGAAGCTAGTCATTTCCTCATCGTCTGTCCGGCCAGCATCGTCGGCAACTGGACCCGAGAGATCAACAATCGCACAGACATTCCTTTGCGGCTCGTGCATGGCGACGGACGCGATAACACGTTCCGGCAATGGCAACGCGATGGCGGAATTGCACTTACCTCGTACGAGACGCTACGTTCGCTCGACGATCTGACACGCACCCCCATACACTTCCTCGTCGCCGACGAAGCCCACTACATTAAGAATCCCCAGGCACAACGGAGCATCAATGTCAAACGGCTTACATCGATCAGCGACCGTCTCGCCCTGATGACAGGGACCGCGCTTGAGAATCATCCGCGTGAATTCGTCAACTTGATTGGCGTGTGCAATGACACCTTGGGGCGGACACTCGCTGCGGAAACTGGAAACTCATTTGGTACCGCGCTCGGAGCCAAGCGGTTTGAAAAGATGGTTAGCGCGGCCTACCTGCGACGCAACCAAGAAGACGTACTCCATGAATTACCCGAAGCAATCGAAGTTGATGAATGGGTCGAATTGGAGGATCACGATCGCTCGCATTACTTGCGAGCTGTCGAGTCTCGCAATGTCATGGCGATGCGGCAGGCAGCTAACGGTCACGTCGTAAACAGCGCCAAACTCGCCCGTCTGGACGAGCTGATCAGCCAGTATCGAGACGACGGCCGAAAGATCGTAATCTTCTCATTCTTCTTGCGTAGTCTCGACTTGGTCGGCGAACTGCTCGGAACCCATTTCCGTATCGACGGCAGCGTTCCGGCACACCAACGCAACCAGGTCATTGATGGCTTCTTCCAATCCGAAGGCTTTGCTCCGCTCATCTGCCAGATCACGGCAGGCGGCGTCGGCATTAATCTCCAATGCGCGTCGGTCGTCGTATTGCTCGAACCGCAGTACAAGCCAACCTCTGAATGGCAAGCCATTAAGCGAGTCCATCGCATGGGGCAAAGCAATCCAGTCGTCGTGCACCGATTCTTGGCTCGCGATACGGTTGACGAGAGCTTGCGAGCACTTGTTGGCCGCAAAACCGCGCTGTTCAATGACTATGCGCGCGAAAGCGCGATCAAAGATGCCAGCCCAGCAGCTACCGATACCACTGATGCCGCACTGACTCGGCAACTGCTGGAAATCGAACTTGCTCGTCGCTCCACGGTCAAAGCCGGCTAA
- a CDS encoding tyrosine-type recombinase/integrase, with amino-acid sequence MTKTTLPSQSTADAITVPRLIAAAGPDGVRRFVEFFVANIRNGNTREAYARAVANFLDWAESRGVRKLADIQPVVVASYVEDLGTAYEAPTVKQHLAAVRMLFDWLVVGQIVPANPASSVRGPKHVVKRGKTPVLTADQARQLLDSIDLSTIVGLRDRALIGVMVYSFARVSAAISMRVEDYFSEGKRWWLRLHEKGGKRHEVPTHHNAEAYLDAYIHAAKIAGEKRSPLFRTINRHGRLTNRPMSRNDALRMVKRRCRAIGLPTSICNHSFRATGITAYLENGGTIENAQAIAAHESPRTTKLYDRTRDELTLDEIERIAI; translated from the coding sequence GTGACCAAGACGACTCTCCCAAGTCAAAGTACCGCCGACGCGATCACTGTTCCAAGGTTAATTGCCGCAGCCGGTCCCGATGGTGTTCGCCGCTTCGTCGAGTTCTTCGTGGCCAACATTCGAAATGGCAACACCCGCGAGGCCTATGCTCGGGCGGTTGCGAACTTCCTCGATTGGGCCGAGTCACGTGGCGTTCGAAAGCTCGCTGATATTCAGCCGGTCGTCGTGGCCAGTTATGTCGAAGACCTCGGCACCGCCTACGAGGCACCCACCGTCAAGCAGCACCTCGCGGCGGTTCGGATGCTTTTCGACTGGCTAGTTGTCGGACAAATTGTGCCTGCCAATCCGGCAAGTTCGGTACGTGGTCCAAAGCACGTCGTCAAGAGAGGCAAGACGCCCGTTCTCACTGCCGACCAAGCCCGCCAACTTCTCGACTCGATCGACCTATCGACGATTGTAGGACTTCGCGACCGAGCATTGATTGGCGTCATGGTCTACAGCTTCGCCCGAGTCTCCGCCGCCATTTCGATGCGTGTCGAGGACTACTTCTCCGAAGGCAAGCGTTGGTGGCTGCGACTTCACGAAAAAGGTGGCAAGCGCCACGAAGTCCCGACGCACCACAACGCCGAGGCCTACCTCGACGCCTACATCCACGCCGCCAAGATCGCTGGTGAGAAGCGGTCTCCCCTCTTCCGCACAATTAATCGTCACGGCCGGCTCACGAACCGTCCCATGTCCCGCAATGATGCCCTGCGAATGGTCAAGCGGCGCTGCCGGGCCATTGGGCTCCCCACCTCGATTTGCAACCACTCGTTCCGAGCGACGGGTATCACGGCCTACCTGGAAAACGGCGGCACCATCGAAAACGCCCAGGCCATCGCCGCCCACGAATCCCCCAGGACGACCAAGCTCTACGACCGGACCAGAGATGAACTGACTCTCGACGAAATCGAGCGGATCGCAATTTAA
- a CDS encoding DUF1419 domain-containing protein translates to MSNTERRPDSKLLLADLLAGHVEPLPDQELSWSETIDWLHVEGRIVEVSAETYDYFLDVLPPRYMRGSLFAFCEGYDRFLLFWKAGGKYLARQLSDDETKSFCRVTGASQAN, encoded by the coding sequence ATGTCCAACACCGAACGTAGACCTGATTCGAAACTCTTGCTGGCCGATTTGCTGGCTGGCCACGTCGAACCGCTGCCTGACCAAGAACTCTCTTGGTCGGAGACGATCGACTGGCTGCATGTCGAGGGACGCATCGTTGAAGTCTCTGCCGAGACCTACGATTACTTTCTCGATGTGCTGCCGCCTCGCTACATGCGGGGAAGCCTGTTCGCGTTCTGCGAAGGGTATGACCGCTTCCTGCTCTTCTGGAAAGCGGGTGGTAAGTACCTCGCGCGGCAGCTCTCTGACGACGAGACCAAGAGCTTCTGCCGTGTCACCGGCGCTTCTCAAGCGAATTAG
- a CDS encoding helix-turn-helix domain-containing protein, translating into MSIRDRFIKVHEAALVLGVAPNTIRKWGAAGKIPEYRHPANSYRLYKREDLEEFLKRLEASRSKPTTPQR; encoded by the coding sequence ATGAGCATCCGCGACAGATTCATCAAGGTCCATGAGGCAGCGTTGGTTCTGGGGGTCGCACCCAACACGATTCGAAAATGGGGAGCGGCAGGCAAAATCCCTGAGTACCGCCACCCGGCAAATAGCTATCGACTCTACAAGCGAGAGGACCTCGAAGAATTCCTAAAGCGCCTTGAGGCCTCGCGCTCGAAGCCAACCACCCCCCAGCGATAA